In one window of Helianthus annuus cultivar XRQ/B chromosome 17, HanXRQr2.0-SUNRISE, whole genome shotgun sequence DNA:
- the LOC110925716 gene encoding carotenoid 9,10(9',10')-cleavage dioxygenase: MATTTCLLSSARCSAKHPINFKAHDLKTALASVVKPPTQKLKNPSLKVEAVKALKMVSTTILDTMVDFIFQFVDQPMIPSQKNFAPVEEIGELIKVDCFQGNIPEDFPEGVYIRNGSNPLFGGLKLAVSVFGKTDSLWIEGEGMLHALHFKKDEQGKWSFYYKNRYVETDTYKMESKRKKPAFLPIVEGDPLATLAASFFNVLRFGQEYKIMSNTNVFEHGGKHYSTAENYIPQEIDLISLETYGNWNPGRTWSRPLTSHPKKTPGTGELVTVGFEAKKPYCIVGIVSADGKELVHKLDLQLDQCSLFHDVGVTNKYTILVDFMLTLSPERVMKGGSLFKYEREKDARIAVIPRYGDADSIKWFHIEPCVS; this comes from the exons CCACCAACACAAAAACTGAAGAACCCATCCCTCAAAGTTGAAGCTGTTAAAGCTCTCAAGATGGTTTCAACCACGATATTAGATACCATGGTAGATTTCATCTTTCAATTTGTTGACCAACCCATGATTCCATCTCAG AAAAACTTCGCGCCAGTTGAGGAGATCGGAGAATTGATCAAAGTCGATTGTTTTCAAGGCAATATCCCTGAAGATTTTCCAGAGGGTGTTTACATTCGAAACG GATCAAATCCGTTATTTGGAGGTTTAAAACTTGCAGTTTCGGTGTTTGGAAAAACGGATAGTTTGTGGATTGAAGGAGAAGGGATGCTTCATGCCCTACATTTCAAGAAAGATGAACAAGGAAAGTGGAGCTTTTACTACAAAAATAGATATGTGGAAACAGATACATATAAGATGGAATCAAAAAGGAAGAAACCAGCTTTTCTTCCCATTGTAGAAGGAGATCCCTTAGCAACATTAGCTGCATCATTTTTCAATGTG TTAAGATTTGGCCAGGAGTACAAAATCATGAGTAACACCAATGTCTTTGAGCATGGAGGAAAGCATTATTCTACTGCTGAGAACTATATACCACAAGAGATAGATTTAATTAGCCTTGAAACTTATGGCAATTGGAACCCGGGTAGAACTTGGTCTCGACCTTTGACTTCACACCCAAAG AAAACACCAGGAACTGGAGAACTGGTTACAGTAGGGTTTGAGGCAAAAAAACCTTATTGCATTGTGGGTATAGTATCAG CTGATGGAAAAGAACTTGTCCACAAATTGGATCTGCAACTGGATCAATGCTCACTTTTCCATGATGTGGGTGTTACAAACAA GTACACCATATTGGTTGATTTTATGCTCACATTAAGCCCGGAGAGGGTAATGAAAGGAGGCTC GTTATTCAAGTACGAGAGGGAGAAAGATGCAAGGATCGCAGTGATTCCTCGATACGGTGATGCAGATTCGATTAAGTGGTTTCATATCGAACCATGTGTTTCTTAG
- the LOC110921058 gene encoding uncharacterized protein LOC110921058, whose translation MEITTKRMAVVVGALGVVSFILGVIAENKKPASGTPITGKDVVICKYPADPTVILGYLSFGFLVISTLAGAFSLFYPYKGKSIPWPALFQSTSFFIFFLVALGSTGLAAAMLLWPTITEHRHLLSNVHYNLETTCPTAKTGLLGGGAFLALDAALFWLVSLMLADNAREDYFDDVKGAGDDAKYRDDSVVKDSA comes from the exons ATGGAGATTACCACCAAACGAATGGCTGTAGTTGTTGGAGCCCTCGGAGTTGTTTCCTTCATACTCGGCGTTATCGCTGAAAACAAGAAA CCTGCATCCGGAACCCCGATCACAGGGAAGGATGTTGTTATCTGCAAGTATCCAGCGGACCCCACAGTGATATTAGGGTATTTGTCATTTGGATTTCTTGTTATCTCAACCTTGGCTGGTGCGTTTTCGTTGTTTTACCCTTACAAAGGGAAGTCTATTCCGTGGCCTGCGTTATTTCAAAGCACAAGTTTCTTCATATTCTTCTTGGTTGCTTT GGGTTCGACTGGACTAGCGGCAGCGATGCTTTTGTGGCCCACGATTACAGAGCACAGACACCTTTTGAGTAATGTCCATTACAACCTTGAAACAACTTGCCCGACTGCAAAAACCGGGCTGCTTGGTGGTGGTGCGTTTTTAGCCCTTGATGCAGCTCTTTTCTGGCTGGTTTCCCTCATGTTGGCCGATAATGCACGAGAAGATTACTTTGATGACGTTAAAGGTGCTGGCGATGATGCTAAATATCGTGATGACAGCGTTGTTAAAGACAGTGCTTAA
- the LOC110921057 gene encoding guanine nucleotide-binding protein subunit gamma 2, protein MDSPSQPNGSSSQTQPNVVNNGHTHQTLSGLKSSNFIGKHRLAAIISQQTQQIQVIQEELDQLETLGESSLVCQQLVSSVESSTDALLPVTRGPADGGWDRWFQRANQSSSRNRKRWI, encoded by the exons ATGGATTCACCCTCTCAACCTAATGGATCCTCATCACAAACACAACCCAATGTTGTCAACAATGGTCACACCCATCAAACACTTTCAGGTTTGAAATCCTCCAACTTCATAGGCAAGCACAGATTAGCCGCCATCATATCTCAACAGACTCAACAAATTCAGGTTATTCAG GAGGAGCTGGATCAGCTGGAAACACTTGGTGAATCATCACTTGTGTGTCAACA GCTGGTATCCAGTGTTGAATCAAGTACAGATGCTCTGTTACCTGT GACAAGAGGGCCAGCGGATGGCGGATGGGATCGATGGTTTCAAAGAGCGAATCAATCTTCTTCGCGAAATCGCAAACGTTGGATATGA